In Armatimonadota bacterium, one genomic interval encodes:
- a CDS encoding glycosyltransferase family 2 protein, translating into MNVGRVLVVIPLFNEEGTLAQVLAEVRRAVPDADILVVNDGSTDRSAAILAEAQAQDPALAVITHRENKGYGQSLIDGFAYALARGYDAVVTIDCDAQHEPRQIPQLLAALAGADIVSGSRYLDPGQGGDPPPADRLAINRETTVRLRELTGYPLTDAWCGFKAYRVSALRRLRLSEPGYGMPLQVWIQAARHGLRVAEVAVPRIYKNPQRRFWGGLDDAAARRRYYQEVLERELREGGPVRVACRGSERGRAGGG; encoded by the coding sequence GTGAACGTGGGCCGGGTGCTGGTGGTCATCCCCCTGTTCAACGAGGAAGGGACGCTGGCACAGGTGCTGGCCGAGGTCCGCCGGGCCGTGCCGGACGCGGACATCCTGGTGGTGAACGATGGCTCCACCGACCGCTCCGCTGCCATCCTGGCAGAGGCGCAGGCGCAGGATCCGGCGCTGGCGGTGATCACGCACCGGGAGAACAAGGGGTACGGGCAGTCCCTGATCGACGGCTTCGCCTACGCCCTGGCCCGGGGCTACGACGCGGTGGTGACCATCGACTGCGACGCGCAGCACGAGCCGCGACAGATCCCGCAGCTCCTGGCGGCACTGGCGGGTGCGGACATAGTCTCCGGCAGCCGCTACCTCGACCCCGGGCAGGGCGGGGACCCGCCCCCCGCGGATCGCCTGGCCATCAACAGGGAGACCACCGTCCGGCTGCGGGAGTTGACGGGCTACCCGCTGACCGACGCCTGGTGCGGGTTCAAAGCCTACCGTGTCTCGGCCCTGCGCCGCCTGCGCCTGAGCGAGCCGGGGTACGGGATGCCCCTGCAGGTGTGGATTCAGGCGGCCCGGCACGGCCTGCGGGTCGCCGAGGTGGCGGTGCCGCGCATCTACAAGAACCCGCAGCGCCGCTTCTGGGGCGGGCTGGACGACGCCGCAGCTAGACGCCGCTACTACCAGGAGGTGCTGGAGCGGGAGCTGCGGGAGGGCGGCCCGGTCCGGGTGGCGTGCCGGGGTAGCGAGCGCGGGCGGGCAGGAGGGGGGTAG
- the bshB1 gene encoding bacillithiol biosynthesis deacetylase BshB1, which yields MARILAVGAHPDDVEIGMGGTILALRAQGHEVVLCDLTNGEPTPQGTPERRAAEAAEAARLLGVSRRITLPLPNRMLADSVENRMRLAGVIREVRPDFFFIPYWVDAHPDHVAACTLAEAARFYAKLTKTEIPGEPFYPPRVFHFFSTHYDLHIKPTFLFDISDHFQGKLAAVAAYTSQFADERGEMRILQYLRTVNTYWGYLINRPQAEAFVCREELGLRSLDGVL from the coding sequence GTGGCCCGCATTCTGGCGGTCGGGGCCCACCCCGACGACGTGGAGATCGGCATGGGAGGGACCATTCTGGCCCTGCGGGCCCAGGGGCACGAGGTGGTGCTCTGCGACCTGACCAACGGTGAGCCCACGCCGCAGGGGACACCGGAGCGGCGCGCCGCCGAGGCAGCGGAGGCGGCCCGCCTCCTGGGGGTGAGCCGGCGGATCACCCTCCCTCTGCCCAACCGCATGCTGGCGGACAGCGTAGAGAACCGCATGCGCCTGGCCGGGGTGATCCGCGAGGTGCGACCCGACTTCTTCTTCATCCCCTACTGGGTGGATGCCCACCCCGACCACGTGGCCGCATGCACGCTGGCGGAGGCCGCCCGCTTCTACGCCAAGCTCACCAAGACTGAGATCCCCGGCGAACCCTTCTACCCGCCGCGGGTCTTTCACTTCTTCTCCACGCACTACGACCTGCACATCAAGCCCACATTCCTCTTCGACATCAGCGACCACTTCCAGGGCAAGCTGGCCGCCGTTGCCGCCTACACCTCCCAGTTCGCCGATGAGCGGGGCGAGATGCGCATCCTGCAGTACTTGAGAACCGTCAACACTTACTGGGGCTACCTGATCAACCGGCCGCAGGCGGAGGCCTTCGTCTGCCGGGAGGAGCTGGGGCTGCGCAGCCTGGACGGGGTGCTCTAG
- the bcp gene encoding thioredoxin-dependent thiol peroxidase, which yields MPDVKEGQPAPDFALPDAAGRTVRLRDFRGQTVVLYFYPRDETPGCTTEACGFRDDHAAFTGRGAVVIGVSPDDPAAHARFARKHNLPFILLADQEHTAARAYGVWKEKRRYGRTFWGVERTTFLIDPQGRIARIFRNVRPAGHSRQVLAALDAQAQ from the coding sequence GTGCCTGATGTGAAGGAAGGTCAACCGGCTCCCGACTTCGCTCTGCCCGACGCCGCCGGGCGCACGGTCCGCCTGCGCGACTTTCGCGGGCAGACCGTCGTTCTCTACTTCTATCCCCGGGACGAGACTCCCGGATGCACGACGGAGGCCTGCGGCTTCCGCGACGACCACGCGGCCTTCACCGGCCGCGGGGCGGTGGTCATCGGTGTCAGCCCCGATGACCCTGCGGCGCACGCCCGCTTCGCCCGGAAGCACAACCTTCCCTTCATCCTCCTGGCCGACCAGGAGCACACCGCGGCCAGGGCCTACGGCGTCTGGAAGGAGAAGCGGCGCTACGGCCGCACCTTCTGGGGTGTGGAGCGGACCACATTCCTCATCGACCCGCAGGGGCGGATTGCCCGGATCTTCCGCAACGTGCGCCCTGCGGGGCACAGCCGCCAGGTGCTGGCCGCTCTGGATGCACAGGCGCAATGA
- a CDS encoding c-type cytochrome: MSRVPIVVLLLCGLVLLAACQPTVGLSPRIAPLPEVPLQGAPIVADEQGRSLVPAAAQGRVVYERVCAQCHGVEGRGDGPLAAFLKAPQKNPFTDTMRLLGLDVKGEDLPSRPANFHNQVQMRLNSPTNMYEVVTLGRPHTAMPAFGPKPAYGANDGIPGPRFLGETERWNVVFYEWTFATSPESIARGRQLFQEREFPVSIPGLGRVRATCASCHGADGDGRGGAYSQVMARRTWGWRLGRGPGIFRDRDFMVKRKPSELFAWIYDGIGLMPPYKQFLTVEEIWSLVDYIWTFVYTYTPPRGQQP, from the coding sequence ATGTCCAGGGTACCGATCGTCGTCTTGCTGCTGTGCGGGCTCGTCCTCCTGGCCGCCTGTCAGCCCACCGTGGGCCTCTCCCCGCGCATCGCACCGCTGCCGGAAGTCCCGCTGCAGGGTGCACCTATCGTAGCCGACGAGCAGGGGCGGTCCCTCGTCCCTGCGGCGGCGCAGGGCCGCGTGGTCTACGAGCGCGTCTGCGCCCAGTGCCACGGAGTGGAAGGGCGGGGGGACGGGCCGCTGGCCGCCTTCCTCAAGGCACCCCAGAAGAACCCCTTCACCGACACCATGCGGCTGCTAGGATTGGACGTGAAGGGCGAGGACCTGCCGTCGCGGCCGGCCAACTTCCACAACCAGGTGCAGATGCGTCTGAACAGCCCCACCAACATGTACGAAGTGGTCACCCTGGGCCGTCCCCACACCGCCATGCCGGCCTTCGGTCCCAAGCCGGCATATGGCGCCAACGACGGCATCCCGGGGCCGCGGTTCCTCGGGGAGACAGAGCGGTGGAACGTGGTGTTCTACGAGTGGACCTTCGCCACCTCGCCCGAGTCCATCGCCCGCGGCCGGCAGCTCTTCCAGGAACGCGAATTTCCGGTGAGCATTCCCGGCCTGGGCAGGGTGCGCGCCACCTGTGCCTCCTGCCACGGCGCGGACGGAGACGGGCGGGGCGGCGCGTACAGCCAGGTCATGGCCCGCCGCACCTGGGGCTGGCGCCTGGGACGGGGCCCGGGGATTTTCCGCGACCGGGACTTCATGGTGAAGCGCAAGCCCAGCGAGCTCTTCGCCTGGATCTACGACGGGATCGGGCTGATGCCGCCCTACAAGCAGTTCCTCACCGTGGAGGAGATCTGGTCGCTGGTGGACTACATCTGGACCTTTGTCTACACCTACACGCCGCCGCGGGGCCAGCAGCCGTGA
- a CDS encoding Rieske 2Fe-2S domain-containing protein, translated as MGTQEHLQRRRFLRLVTGVPVLGAALSFLSPLLRLLKPNDRPFEVFYNPTRRDIPLGEVTVAASLREVARPWDFKYFVFTQKYPQYTPTGLRQASVPAVVLRLPQKIRLPWDWAGQIGKPQLVGRESDIIIFSRICPHLGCIFNFVPNWQEVTAGYGGYVPPPPRRHALIACPCHLSIFDPADPQQPGRVLSGPAPRPPRTFLYEIRGEQIVATDVEPGGIA; from the coding sequence ATGGGAACCCAGGAGCATCTGCAGCGTCGGAGGTTTCTCCGCCTTGTTACCGGGGTGCCGGTCCTTGGGGCCGCGCTGTCCTTCCTCTCGCCGCTGCTGCGGCTGCTCAAACCCAACGACCGCCCCTTCGAAGTGTTCTACAATCCCACGCGGCGGGACATCCCCCTGGGCGAGGTGACCGTTGCAGCCAGCCTGCGCGAGGTGGCCCGCCCCTGGGACTTCAAGTACTTCGTCTTCACCCAAAAGTACCCGCAGTACACCCCCACCGGGCTGCGCCAGGCCAGCGTGCCCGCCGTGGTGCTGCGCCTGCCGCAAAAGATCCGCCTGCCCTGGGATTGGGCCGGCCAGATCGGCAAGCCTCAGCTGGTGGGGCGGGAGAGCGACATCATCATCTTTTCCCGCATCTGCCCCCACCTGGGATGCATCTTTAACTTCGTCCCCAACTGGCAGGAGGTCACCGCAGGCTACGGCGGCTACGTGCCGCCGCCGCCGCGGCGGCATGCGCTCATCGCCTGCCCCTGCCACCTTTCCATCTTCGACCCGGCAGACCCGCAGCAGCCGGGACGCGTCCTCTCCGGGCCAGCTCCCCGCCCTCCGCGGACCTTCCTCTACGAGATTCGCGGTGAGCAGATTGTGGCCACGGACGTGGAACCGGGAGGCATCGCCTGA
- a CDS encoding cytochrome b N-terminal domain-containing protein: MAIADWIRERKAHLDLFDETKTQYQYNPLYLLGPMLYYFYLLTVVSGVILMLWYEPTTSGAYDSIVRISREIGRVTVGGVVVPLGSLVRGIHKYAADAVFLCFILRIYRMYFAGEYKRPGELSWMLFFLGLVLTMISGVTGYLLIWNQRSFWAAKTILTVPVYLDELTAWIPRVGEQLKFGSMIAYIFLGGSAIGQATITRFYAIHFGISIVLLLLIEVYVYRTRRARLKMSWFPMLLLFLMVLFVAWALPAEMGRRADPNRTPLPILSDWYFLALYQYVKYTPPLWAGLGPGLLIGVGMLVPFLDRSKSRHPLDRPLFLVLGLLALAYFLGFTALIMWNIAQIEREPPIVLLATVLIMGGGFLWHLRRRWQEARAVAAPPPAAVRTRQEERA, translated from the coding sequence ATGGCCATTGCCGACTGGATCCGGGAGCGGAAGGCCCACCTGGATCTCTTCGACGAGACCAAGACCCAGTACCAGTACAACCCGCTCTACCTGCTGGGGCCGATGCTCTACTACTTCTACCTGCTCACGGTGGTCAGCGGGGTCATCCTCATGCTGTGGTACGAGCCCACCACCAGCGGCGCCTACGACTCCATCGTTCGCATCTCCCGGGAGATCGGGCGGGTCACCGTGGGGGGCGTGGTGGTTCCCCTGGGGTCGCTGGTGCGGGGCATTCACAAATACGCGGCCGATGCGGTCTTCCTCTGCTTCATTCTGCGCATCTACCGCATGTACTTCGCCGGGGAGTACAAACGCCCCGGGGAGCTATCCTGGATGCTGTTCTTCCTGGGGCTGGTCCTGACCATGATCTCCGGCGTCACCGGGTACCTGCTCATCTGGAACCAGCGCTCCTTCTGGGCGGCCAAGACCATCCTCACGGTGCCGGTGTACCTGGACGAGCTCACCGCCTGGATTCCCCGGGTGGGGGAGCAGCTCAAGTTCGGCTCGATGATCGCCTACATCTTCCTGGGCGGGTCGGCCATCGGGCAGGCCACCATTACCCGCTTCTACGCCATCCACTTCGGCATCTCCATCGTCCTGCTGCTGCTCATCGAGGTGTACGTCTACCGCACGCGCCGCGCCAGGCTGAAGATGTCCTGGTTCCCCATGCTACTGCTGTTCCTCATGGTGCTCTTCGTGGCCTGGGCCCTGCCGGCGGAGATGGGGCGACGGGCTGACCCCAACCGCACGCCCCTGCCTATCCTCTCTGACTGGTACTTCCTGGCCCTCTACCAGTACGTGAAGTACACGCCGCCGCTGTGGGCGGGGCTGGGGCCGGGGCTGCTGATCGGCGTGGGCATGCTGGTGCCCTTCCTCGACCGGTCGAAGTCTCGCCACCCCCTGGACCGTCCCCTCTTCCTCGTGCTGGGGCTGCTGGCTCTGGCCTACTTCCTGGGCTTCACCGCACTGATCATGTGGAACATCGCGCAGATCGAGCGGGAGCCGCCCATCGTCCTGCTGGCCACAGTGCTGATCATGGGCGGGGGGTTCCTCTGGCACCTGCGCCGTCGCTGGCAGGAGGCCCGCGCCGTGGCTGCTCCTCCTCCCGCGGCGGTGCGGACGCGGCAGGAGGAGAGAGCCTGA
- a CDS encoding cytochrome b N-terminal domain-containing protein, with protein sequence MYRRALTWLLRQTVKLDVYINRIYPSDWNPLYYTGGLAHFFLFLLVLSGILLFFYYVASLDGAYASIRYLSEEVPYGFLLRGLHRYAADGFIVAVLLHLFRNWFTDRYLFARDGPWISGMFLLILGGFVGVNGYQLVWDQRAQAVTEIFVAILGAVPLAGATLVRLFLGSEGISAAMLPRILFLHVGVASFLYVLLWWHYVRLRHPKIWPPATWVLLLLGLLVLLSALPGTRPTAGVPAQPGVRVTAYPLDVFFLLPFWLASYLPPGVVGAGLAGLLLLGYLIPYLKREDESRMGPRHAGVAQVIDGNCTGCELCYYDCPYDAIVMVPSPHPGLTKAAASRKLLAVVIDSRCVECGICVGACPFQALELPRFLEADLMRRIAELVRARAPA encoded by the coding sequence ATGTACCGACGGGCCCTGACCTGGCTGCTGCGGCAGACGGTGAAGCTGGATGTCTATATCAACCGGATCTACCCCTCCGACTGGAACCCCCTCTACTACACCGGCGGGTTAGCGCACTTTTTCCTCTTCTTGCTGGTCCTCTCCGGGATTCTGCTCTTCTTCTACTACGTGGCCAGCCTGGACGGGGCCTACGCCAGCATCCGCTACCTCAGCGAGGAGGTGCCCTACGGGTTTCTCCTGCGTGGCCTGCACCGCTACGCCGCCGACGGGTTCATCGTCGCCGTGCTGCTGCACCTGTTCCGCAACTGGTTCACCGACCGCTACCTCTTCGCCCGCGACGGCCCCTGGATCTCCGGGATGTTCCTGCTCATCCTGGGGGGCTTCGTCGGCGTGAACGGCTACCAGCTGGTCTGGGACCAGCGGGCCCAGGCCGTCACCGAGATCTTCGTGGCCATCCTCGGGGCCGTCCCCCTGGCCGGGGCGACACTGGTGCGCCTCTTCCTGGGCAGCGAGGGCATCAGCGCCGCCATGCTGCCGCGGATCCTCTTCCTGCACGTGGGGGTGGCCTCGTTCCTCTACGTCCTCCTGTGGTGGCACTACGTCCGCCTGCGCCACCCTAAGATCTGGCCGCCGGCCACCTGGGTGCTGCTGCTGCTGGGACTGCTCGTCTTGCTCTCCGCGCTGCCCGGGACGCGGCCCACCGCGGGGGTGCCGGCCCAGCCCGGCGTGCGGGTCACCGCCTACCCCCTGGACGTCTTCTTCCTGCTGCCCTTCTGGTTGGCCAGCTACCTGCCCCCGGGCGTGGTTGGAGCCGGGCTGGCCGGGCTTTTACTGCTGGGCTACCTCATTCCCTACCTGAAGCGGGAGGACGAATCCCGGATGGGCCCGCGGCACGCCGGCGTGGCTCAGGTCATCGACGGTAACTGTACCGGGTGCGAGCTCTGCTACTACGACTGCCCCTACGACGCCATCGTCATGGTCCCCTCACCCCATCCCGGCCTGACCAAGGCGGCGGCCAGCCGAAAGCTGCTGGCGGTGGTCATAGACTCGCGCTGCGTGGAGTGCGGCATCTGCGTGGGCGCGTGTCCCTTCCAGGCGCTGGAGCTTCCCCGGTTCCTGGAGGCGGACCTGATGCGGCGTATCGCTGAGCTGGTGCGGGCCCGGGCGCCGGCTTAG